One Vanessa cardui chromosome 4, ilVanCard2.1, whole genome shotgun sequence genomic window carries:
- the LOC124544073 gene encoding exocyst complex component 7, translated as MYAVEKKFEIEMKLKREMTNIQELKAAAKRSSSLASDVCNVLGACEQRLQQLETAVLPLYGDTARLQQIHHNMEHTVTALDHVINYYMVSRDLADIIQAGPHVGSTDSLNIYLEALDKLAEAQNYFNKNNPQSVELENINQLYNAGVLKLENAFEELLSRNTRPLSPTALMDMIALEEDSSVDSVSVSGGNSTSSMALETMRAAAAWLSAAGRPPAGPLLAIRGPAALNSLIAFKDYLRSRSMAASPLMRAKNILHRTDSTQRRTSKIQKVLEKRAINIMMKASQTLEQSTGLAIGPRRSINDSYSEEGSDAVDEREAEAAGSLAAALCRVARREQRHALGLVPLPRLAALLAALLKDCLALLGAEVERVCLRSRKAAARCNAGAAACWALAARLQRLQPDMQRALHPASPAPYAALLNSCTHHCVRSLEEWVEGVRGDSAAGAVDGTVHQLAAAALAYCHALAAHMHVIGPALATEAWYARAASALTAADRNALMLALYMRKVLAQLNLSLRNKSEQYPDALKAIFLLNNTLYLLQGLQRSGLLDILMLAEPECEANYRDMIQDYKNSYIQSWNKLLSHLVLDEPLPAKLRDKDRQMLKDKFSAFNREWEESTRAQRGYSVPDAELREALKRANKQALLPPYAALHARAAAAAFSKNPDKYLKHTPLQIAAQLDGYFDEAA; from the exons ATGTATGCAGTGGAGAAGAAATTCGAAATCGAGATGAAGTTGAAGagg GAAATGACTAATATCCAAGAGCTTAAAGCGGCTGCAAAGAGAAGCTCATCTCTTGCAAGTGATGTCTGTAATGTGCTGGGTGCATGTGAGCAGAGATTGCAGCAGCTAGAGACAGCCGTCCTGCCTCTATATGGTGACACTGCAAGGCTACAGCAAATACATCATA ATATGGAACATACAGTTACAGCTTTGGatcatgtaattaattactacATGGTGTCCAGAGATCTAGCTGATATCATACAAGCGGGTCCTCATGTTGGTTCCACTGATTCGTTGAATATATATCTTGAG GCTTTAGATAAGCTGGCAGAGGCtcaaaattatttcaacaaaaacaatCCACAAAGTGTTGAACTAGAGAATATT aatcaaCTTTATAATGCTGGAGTCTTAAAGTTAGAGAATGCATTTGAAGAGCTCCTCAGTCGTAATACTAGACCACTGTCACCGACTGCTCTTATGGATATGATTGCCCTGGAGGAAG ATTCAAGTGTCGATAGTGTCAGTGTGAGTGGTGGAAATTCGACGTCGAGTATGGCTCTCGAAACTATGCGCGCCGCTGCGGCGTGGCTCAGCGCCGCCGGCAGACCTCCAGCCGGACCCCTACTCGCTATACGAGGCCCGGCCGCTTTGAATTCGCTCATAGCTTTTAAAGATTATCTCAGATCGAGGTCTATGGCCGCCTCGCCACTAATG AGAGCGAAAAACATCCTGCATCGGACAGATAGCACCCAGAGAAGAACTAGCAAAATACAAAAAGT ATTGGAGAAGCGAGCCATCAATATAATGATGAAGGCGTCCCAGACCCTCGAGCAGTCCACCGGCCTCGCCATCGGACCGCGACGCTCCATCAACGACTCCT ACTCGGAGGAGGGCAGCGACGCCGTGGACGAGCGCGAGGCGGAGGCGGCGGGGTCGCTGGCCGCCGCGCTGTGCCGCGTGGCGCGCCGCGAGCAGCGCCACGCGCTCGGCCTCGTGCCGCTGCCGCGCCTGGCCGCGCTGCTCGCCGCGTTGCTCAAGGACTGCCTCGCGCTGCTCG GCGCCGAGGTGGAGCGCGTGTGCCTGCGCAGCCGCAAGGCCGCGGCGCGCTGCaacgcgggcgcggcggcgtgCTGGGCGCTGGCGGCGCGCCTGCAGCGGCTGCAGCCCGACATGCAGCGCGCGCTGCACCCCGCGTCGCCGGCGCCCTACGCCGCGCTGCTCAACAGCTGCACCCACCAC TGCGTGCGCTCGCTGGAGGAGTGGGTGGAGGGCGTGCGCGGCGacagcgcggcgggcgcggtGGACGGCACGGTGCACCAGCTGGCGGCGGCGGCGCTGGCCTACTGCCACGCGCTGGCGGCGCACATGCACGTCATCG GTCCGGCGCTGGCGACGGAGGCGTGGTACGCGCGCGCGGCGTCGGCGCTGACGGCGGCGGACCGGAACGCGCTCATGTTGGCGCTCTACATGC GTAAAGTGTTGGCTCAATTGAATTTGTCATTGAGAAACAAGAGCGAGCAGTATCCGGATGCGCTGAAAGCGATATTCCTTCTTAACAacactttgtatttattacag ggATTACAGCGTAGTGGGCTTCTAGACATTTTGATGTTGGCGGAACCCGAGTGCGAGGCGAACTACCGCGATATGATACAGGACTACAAGAATTCGTATATACAAAg CTGGAACAAGCTACTGTCTCACCTGGTGCTGGACGAGCCCTTGCCGGCCAAGCTGCGGGACAAGGACAGGCAAATGCTGAAGGATAAGTTTTCT GCCTTCAACCGCGAGTGGGAGGAGAGCACGCGCGCGCAGCGCGGCTACAGCGTGCCCGACGCCGAGCTGCGCGAGGCGCTCAAGCGCGCCAACAAGCAGGCGCTGCTGCCGCCCTACGCCGCGCTGcacgcgcgcgccgccgccgccgccttCAGCAAGAACCCCGACAAGTACCTCAAGCACACGCCGCTGCAG ATCGCGGCGCAGCTGGACGGGTACTTCGACGAAGCCGCGTAG
- the LOC124544136 gene encoding protein transport protein Sec61 subunit gamma has protein sequence MDQIAKFVEPGKQFAKDSIRLVRRCTKPDRKEFQKIAIATAIGFCIMGFIGFFVKLIHIPINNIIVGS, from the exons ATGGATCAAATTGCCAAGTTTGTTGAGCCTGGTAAGCAGTTCGCCAAGGACTCCATTAGATTAGTAAGAAGATGTACAAAGCCAGACAGAAAAG AATTCCAAAAAATTGCCATCGCCACAGCTATCGGTTTCTGCATTATGGGTTTCATTGGATTCTTCGTAAAATTGATACACATTCCAATCAACAACATTATTGTCGGATCATAG
- the LOC124544373 gene encoding glycine N-methyltransferase: MSSDKVFHSRSQGIPSEGVKDQYADGKAARVWKKYIGDSNQRTKNYRDFLTGLLKKHGCVRVLDAACGTGIDSMMLVDEGFKVVSVDASDKMLKHALKARWEKRKDSRYDEWVIEEASWQTLPEDVEGFLPGASFDAVICLGNSFAHLLDEYEDQRTQKMCLQNFAKVLKPGGLLFIDHRNYDAMINTGATPGHSIYYNCKYPVDIKTSVLVVRGKPELVALDYCIDATDDGLITEKSEFRLCYFPHRLHSFTRMLDDAFDNRAKHSIYADFQPLERVDNPAYYIHVMQKALN, encoded by the exons ATGTCTTCGGATAAAGTATTCCATTCCCGGTCGCAAGGTATCCCGTCTGAGGGTGTCAAGGACCAGTATGCTGATGGAAAGGCAGCCAGAGTGTGGAAGAAGTACATCGGAGATAGTAACCAAAGGACTAAGAATTATAGAGACTTCTTAACTGGTTTGCTCAAAAAACATGGCTGCGTACGAGTTTTGGATGCTGCTTGCGGTACTGG CATAGACTCGATGATGTTGGTCGATGAAGGTTTCAAGGTGGTTTCAGTGGATGCCTCCGACAAAATGTTGAAACATGCTTTAAAAGCAAGATGGGAAAAAAGAAAAGATTCCAGATACGACGAATGGG TTATTGAAGAAGCGAGCTGGCAAACACTCCCTGAAGATGTCGAGGGCTTCCTACCCGGGGCGTCATTCGATGCTGTGATATGCCTTGGAAATTCATTTGCCCATTTATTGGACGAATATGAGGATCAACGAACACAGAAGATGTGTTTACAAAACTTCGCTAAAGTGTTGAAGCCCGGAGGTCTATTATTCATCGATCACAGGAATTACGACGCGATGATCAACACGGGCGCAACACCTGGACATTctatttattacaat tgCAAATATCCTGTCGACATTAAGACGTCTGTATTAGTGGTACGTGGTAAGCCAGAGCTTGTCGCACTCGACTATTGTATCGACGCCACCGACGACGGTCTCATTACGGAAAAGAG tgAATTCCGTTTGTGCTACTTCCCACACCGATTGCACAGCTTCACTCGTATGCTAGACGACGCGTTTGACAACCGCGCCAAGCACAGCATCTACGCGGACTTCCAGCCGCTGGAGCGCGTCGACAACCCCGCGTACTACATCCACGTCATGCAGAAAGCGCTTAACTGA